One Plasmodium sp. gorilla clade G2 genome assembly, chromosome: 12 genomic window carries:
- a CDS encoding vacuolar protein sorting-associated protein 26, putative yields MLSTIFGSVCSLDLKIDADENKKFAFLRKDKKGEKCPIFSDGEDINGTATISLKPGKKFEHYGIKLELIGQINILNDKANSYDFFSISKDLEPPGFLVESKQFKWKFSAVDKQHESYFGTNVQLRYFVRLNIIKGYSGNIQKEIDFIVQNLCIPPEINNTIKMEVGIEDCLHIEFEYDKSKYHLKDVVVGKVYFLLVRIKIKHMELDIIKMETSGVGKNYTTETVTLSKFEIMDGSPIKSECIPVRLYLSGFDLTPTYKNIQNKFSVKYYINLIIVDEEERRYFKKQEIFLWRKKMG; encoded by the exons atg CTATCGACAATTTTTGGGAGCGTGTGCTCCTTAGATTTAAAAATTGATgcagatgaaaataaaaagttcGCCTTTCTAAGAAAAGATAAGAAGGGAGAGAAGTGCCCAATATTTTCAGACGGAGAAGATATTAACGGAACAGCAACAATAAGTCTAAAGCCAGGAAAAAAGTTTGAACATTATGGTATAAAATTAGAATTAATTggacaaataaatatattaaatgataaagcCAATtcttatgattttttttctatatcaaAAGATCTTGAACCTCCTGGATTTTTAGTAGAAAGTAAACAATTCAAATGGAAATTTTCAGCTGTCGATAAACAACATGAATCTTATTTTGGTACAAATGTTCAACTAAGATATTTTGTTagattaaatataattaaaggaTATTCTGGtaatatacaaaaagaaATTGATTTCATTGTTCAAAATTTATGTATACCACCAGAAATTAATAATACCATTAAAATGGAAGTAGGCATAGAAGATTGTCTACATATTGAATTTGAATATGATAAATCCAAATATCACTTAAAAGATGTTGTTGTTGGAAAAGTCTATTTTCTTCTAGtaagaattaaaattaaacacATGGAAttagatattataaaaatggaaaCTTCCGGGGTAGGCAAAAATTATACTACAGAAACTGTAACCTTGTCAAAATTTGAAATAATGGATGGATCTCCAATTAAATCGGAGTGTATTCCTGTGAGATTATATCTAAGTGGTTTCGATCTAACTCCcacttataaaaatattcaaaataaattctctgtcaaatattatattaaccTCATAATAGTGGATGAGGAAGAAAGGCGTTATTTCAAAAAGCAGGAAATTTTCTTATGGCGAAAAAAAATgggttaa